The proteins below are encoded in one region of Pseudoalteromonas ulvae UL12:
- the map gene encoding type I methionyl aminopeptidase: MPDKHQFGAKMSAVIKTPAEIEKMRIAGRLAAEVLEMIEPFVKPGVTTEELDQICHKYITEQQDAIPAPLNYHGFPKSICTSVNHVICHGIPNDKPLKDGDIINIDITVIKEGYHGDTSKMFYVGTPSIQGKRLSEITQESLYLAIKMVKPGVRLGDIGQAIQQFAEGFKYSIVREYCGHGIGAEFHEEPQVMHYGKAGTGEVLKAGMCFTIEPMVNAGKRQCKLLNDKWTVVTKDRSLSAQWEHTLLVTENGVEILTHRNDDTIDKVISHD; encoded by the coding sequence ATACCTGATAAACACCAATTTGGAGCTAAAATGAGTGCTGTGATCAAAACCCCAGCTGAGATAGAAAAAATGCGTATTGCTGGTCGCCTTGCTGCTGAAGTATTAGAGATGATCGAACCATTCGTCAAACCTGGCGTGACCACTGAAGAGTTAGACCAAATTTGCCATAAATACATTACAGAACAACAAGATGCGATACCTGCACCACTTAATTACCATGGTTTTCCTAAATCAATTTGTACCTCTGTAAACCATGTCATTTGTCACGGTATCCCAAATGACAAACCTCTTAAAGATGGCGACATTATCAACATTGATATCACTGTCATTAAAGAGGGTTACCACGGTGATACGTCAAAAATGTTTTATGTCGGCACCCCGAGCATCCAAGGCAAACGATTATCTGAAATCACCCAAGAAAGTTTATACCTTGCAATTAAAATGGTTAAACCAGGTGTCCGTTTAGGTGATATTGGCCAAGCCATTCAACAATTTGCCGAAGGATTTAAATATTCGATTGTTCGTGAATATTGCGGCCATGGTATCGGCGCTGAATTTCACGAAGAACCACAAGTGATGCATTACGGCAAAGCTGGCACAGGTGAAGTGCTCAAAGCGGGCATGTGTTTTACTATCGAGCCGATGGTCAATGCAGGCAAACGCCAATGTAAATTACTCAATGATAAGTGGACCGTTGTCACAAAAGACCGCAGCTTGTCAGCTCAGTGGGAACATACATTATTAGTGACCGAGAATGGGGTTGAAATTTTAACTCATAGAAACGATGATACAATCGATAAAGTGATTTCTCACGACTAA